GACGTAAGAAGCGTATCACTTGTGACATGACACCTTCGGTTTACACAAATTTTTTTAGACATAAGTAAGCTGACACAATCCTGCGGGAACTAAAAgatgtataatttgtttaaagcataaagaaataaggtaagcatagagtgctcacagcgtcaagtagcggatttattagtattgctacttgacgctagatgtcgactacgaaaataataaacgtttTGTTAAGAAAACAGATGTATGGAGTgaactctatgcttacttatttctgtaTAGTAAAATTCTTAGTTATATTCAgaattatactctgtatctttaggtatttaaataaaagtaaacaagcaatttgtacattttcgggtagttacaacatttattggttaaccaaccaaatacaaaaccacctagatctgtcactgaacgacctgactttaacctatatTATTTGGTCATGTAATTTTCGTTTCCATCTATCCTCAACTGGCTTAATGAgctatttgagggtagattttgtttacatttgtttaaatacccaaagatacagagtatagacaaagagtatttaaaattttattttatccttcaggcatttttacttaaaatataaatgacaAGTATGAGTAGTAAGGAGTTAATCTCACGCCCGCAATCCAACCTCCAATCCAATCTTTCTTCTCTCCCTTTTTGCTCTATCTAAATCTGAATACCATGAAACTGCGTATTTAATTTAGGTTGTACTTGTACTGCAATTGTAGTAACTACCATCCGGTATTCGTGATGGTAAATCAATCTAAAGCTAATGTCCTAAAGGAGCCCGGCAGGTCCTTGACTTTGTCTGCGGTCTCCTTGCAGGCGGAGGGCCTCGAGGCTTCGTCCACCGCCCACCGCTGGTCGTTGGTCAGGAACCAATCTCTGAAACAAGAAGGTCATATCATTTTTAGGCTCTTAAATCTTAGGTTAGTCAGTTAAGTATACTTacataagtatttttacatactAGTAGGCCAATAACAGGCATTTTCTGGCTTCTCATACTCCAAagcgtcattagagtgacagagaaagatgcccgcattTTGAGAACTTCGGTgtccgcggtaggccctcagactgTGCCATGAGACATTACATAAGTTGTATATTTACGGCGGTTGTTGTCCTTAATACcaataactttaaataaatgaaataagtgAACTTCCGtattcacggtaggccctcagaggaGATATTATGGCCCCAATTCGAAAACCGAAAACTAACGTACCCATCCAATGTTGCTTGATCATAAATTATCATTCTTGATATGGCAACGCCCGTAGCACGTCTTATTAGACTAGGGTCTCTGTCTTCTGTTTTTGAATCTATAGATGAAAAAACAAATGGTATTTACTTCTAGGCCTCTTTTTTTCCAGTGTCTCTTGATGTGATGTCTCGCGCTACCACTGAACTCCGCTGGCAGCAGCACCCATAGCATATCTTTATAGAGGTTCTTCGGCTTTGTTTGAAACTTTATCTAAAGAGACAATGATGTTTACCTCTTGGCTTCAATCTTCTTGATCCAGTGTCTCTTGATCTGCTCAATTGTGCCCGCGTTGCCCCCGAACTCCTCGGGCAGGAGCTCCTGTGGCACGTCCTTGTAGAGGGTCTCTGACTTAGGCTCGTGGAATTTTATCTGAAAAGacacaatgtaaaaaaaattacatttcactCTTTTTCATCGTATTGCATTTAAATAGAACTTCATTTGACTTGTTTGGCtgtaacaaacaaacaacattttttacACATATTACAAGATTGCTTTAGAGCCGAGTTATGTATGTTGTGCCCGGGACGTTACGGTCATATTCTTTTATTTGACCTTTAGTTATATAATAGGTAGATTATACGAAATCTACCTACTTAACAATATGAtgtcaatatatattataatgtcaCTGTTAAACACCCCcaagtttgttttaaaagtttgaCTTTACTGTGCTGTTGCCAAGTATATTCACTCAAGTCTTGAACGGACTATCTATTTAATTACCCACCACTATTTTGGAGTATAGGTTTTGTTAACACTTGACCATGGCACGTTGAAAACTCACCAATTTAGCGACCTCCGCCTTGAGGAAGGGTTTGCAGATGGCGTGAATCTTGTTGATGTAGGACGGAGCGTTGATCACGTGGACCTGCTTCAGTCTGATAGGCATTGCTTCCTGAAAATCAACAGAAATTATGTGTTACTAGATAAAAGTATTTTCAAGACATCTCATTACtcgattaaaaaacaaatacgCAAACCTAGGGTACGCAAAGCCAAAATGGCAATCGTTGAGATAAAACCGCAATCACATACATTTATAGAAACAGTCACGTGTCGTTTCGTAGAATTTGTCATGTCAAATGTAAAAGTAAAAACTTCGAAATTTATAGTGTAAACTTAGACAGTTACGATGTACACAAATTGGAAGTAACATCACCATTCTCATTCGGTCTGTTCATCTAACAACGGTGAACAACGAAAATGTTTTGTTAAGTACTGTACGGGTTTTTCAGATTAcgagtaaatatatttaacccTCATCGTACACAAACAGTAGCAGTTTAATCTCACCTGtgtgtacatcatatatttccGTAGCACAGATAAGTTCACTTTGCCGATGAACTTCAAGGACACGTTAGCGGCGTCGAATATGGGTATTTCTCCAGACGGGATATCATCGTCTTCCGTCAGCCTGGTGTCAGCCAGCATGAAGAAGGTCTTCACGGCATCTACGAAGTTGAACAGGTCTAGGTCGGGGTTGTTGAGGCGGTAGATGAAAATCCGGtggttttcttttgttttgttggGAAGCGGCAACAGGTCTCTGTGAAGATAGAAATAAAACTATTGTTACAATAGTTACTATTGTTACAATAACTCCCTATGTTAGTTGATGTTCAACTGATTTTCTATCCGCTGTACTCAGTTGGGTCTAAGTTGGGTTGGGGAGGGTAAGTTGGGTTAGGTTAAGACACATATTGACAATAAATATTCCAGGATAAGAAGAATTCAGAAGCAAAACCTAgcgaattatttttataagctacttatacaccgtgggctggtaaaacctgacAGGTTTTAAAGGTGTATTATTGACTGCagttagagactaaaatgtcatacaaagttttctaaaatcggtcttgttttagtgataattcttgtgaaaatttgtttctgtaataacttagtggcAAACGACTTGTAGGCTGcaacgctgccactatgtgacttggtttagacatatcTACTGACAGACATTGTAAAGTTTTAAACGAAACTCGCAacttttatctgtaaataataaaaaaactttatttattagttgtaatgttttttttgttaagatgtaaatagaaataacttgtcgtgtgcagaaaacgaaaaaataattagaccaaaactcaaataacactttttgctccttatgacctcagacATGCGTGGTTAAattctgtcgggttttaccagcccacggtgttaTTTATCAgtttgtacttaaataaaatttgattgACGGGGGTACGTACAAGTTTGTGTTTAAGTGCGAATGCATAGTAAAAGAAGAGCTAAAAAAGAAATCGCTTAGCGTAACGAAAATGTGATTTTTCTGTGTGAACTTATTTGTATGTACATACAACAATCATCAAAtaattacgagtaggtactatGGCTTCGGCGCATCTCAGTGAAGTCATCATACTGGCTGTgtttatccaacctcgacattggcggAATCATCAAGGCCATGCAGGCAtaaaaacgtaaataatatCGTTCTATTCATTGTGTCGGTCCTATTCAGGCATGCGAATTGCCTGTAATATTATCTGACGTTTTCTTAGGGTACACCCAGCCGCAAAATTTGCATATGAATATAAGTTTATTCATAAGTACATATCCACGACATTTTGCAGCTCACAATACATGTCacagaaaatattaataagataCAAGTTTCGCAATGTGAAAAGCGTCAAGATCACAGGGAAATAAGTTTTGATTAGTGCCgtatagagtccgtctaagttaACTTTGCACTGACTTGAACAAAACAAAGTGGGGGGTGACAAGGGCGTCGCCAGGGGGTGGCAGGGGGAATCAGCAGCCGCCGCCTAGAGAATAAAATGTGTGTAACTAAATATACGCCCCTTCCCCTCCTCTTAGCCATCGGCCATATCTACTGGCCGCCAACCGCGGccagcaaaacgtcccactttgtcgcttgccataaggatgcctTGACATATAGAGTtgttattcgtataaatatacaagcaaatctGGTCCTTATAGCAAGCgtcaaagtgggacgttttgcctgccgcggtcacatatataGAAACTTACTAAATGCTCTAATGCCGAAACTTACGTGATTTCAAAGACGCGTCGTATCTCTGGTGCCCAGGGGTCCCTTTTACAGAACAGCTCAGGGGCATTGGAGCGGATCGTGAAGAACAGGTCGAGGGTGCGCTTCGCCCGCTCGATGCTGTAGCGGCAGCTGTGTAGGAAACGCCGGAGCAGGATCTCGTCTGCAAGGTAGACTAGACATTAATTTTATACTCAAGGGCCTCAACTATTCAAGCCTTGGGCAATGGCAATGTCATAGGGGGATATTTTGGAAGAGGAGGGATTTGTAAGGGAGGGTATGTTCGCTAgagtgactgctatagttattggccccTCCATAGTAATGAGCCACTTAATCTTAATCTTTCAGGCAAAAAGAAACAAGGCAATAGAAGTCTTATTGATAAGCCAATTACTATAGCAGTCACCGTACTAGGTGAATAAAGATGAAAATCTAAACATATTCTTACATACCTATAACATGCCTAGTTTAGAATTTTACTAAGTAGGTATTACATTTATGGATATGCCAATAAAGGTGACTCTGTAAGCCGTCGAAAATGGAAAACTTCTTAACCCATTTGTTTACAAAGTACGAGTAACAAGGCTAAAGGTGAATGACAAAATAGGtatatgttttgtttgttttgtcttacatataggtatttatttcataaattaacgGTTTAAGGTGTAGGTGTATGTATACTTTTAGTGTTTTGTTTATACGTTATTATACAGGGTGTCTCCCATCATGGCGATTTAAATGCAGGATTCGATTCTACTCGCTACACTGAACTACTTTATTATGGAACCTACCTCGAAATCacgaaaatataatattataatttttcgtacattttggctgataattttttttttataccacgtcggtggcaaacaagcatacggcccgcctgatggtaagcagtctccgtagcctacataggcaactccaaaggagttacatgcgcgttgccgaccctaatactccgcaccctccttgagctctggcaaccttactcaccggcagaaacacaacactatgagtagggtctagtgttatttggctgcggttttctgtaaggtggaggtacttccccacttaggttctgctctagatctggaatgacatccgttgtgctgtgccctaccacacaaagcgagatcacattcacaatgcccatacctctcttttggacaaagtttaaggacgtacccgggtccaaaaaactTTTCTATCGAAAAGCCAACCATTTTTTCCCAATTCCAAGATTAGCCCCAGCAGAGGTGTATTTTAACACTCGGCGCCCTGGGCCAGTGGGCCTGGGCCGCCCCATATAATAAGcacaaatgcatttttatttggCGCCTTTTGGAAACGTGGTGCCTGCGCCGCCCTTCGCAGCCTGCCGCCCCGGGCCATGGCCCCCTTGGCTTTGGTAAATACGCCCGtgagtcccatagtaaaagtagctcgATTTAGCGAGTAGAACCGAGCGCTGCATTTGAAGATCCATGGAGGGAGATATACTgtgcatttatttatacattgttTTTTACCTACTAATGGCAGCTTACCGATGCTAGAAATCGTAATAATTCGCAAATTGCATGTACAAACCATAAAATCTGATAATTAACGTTACATCTATAAACTATTAACACATAAcatcaaaacattattattcTTTCCGTATCTTCCTTAATTGACAAAGTAATAAACACTTAAGTATCGATAGAAACATcttcgaaattcaaaaacacCTAATTACTGATCATAAGAGACCTTCTGTAGTTACAATAAAGTTGGTTGGTGAATTATATTTTCGATGACAACATGTCATCATTGTTGATTGAGTCATGCAATTAACACATTATCGAAAGGAATTAAATGCCGTCCCTAATGACGTAGGTTATAAACTTGGAGTTATTGTCTGGGGTCAATTAATATAGCGGACCTAAGTTTGCAACGATtctgatagcccagcctgtgcaagtgttaagtaaacgtgatgaattcatacatttttgtcatttaaaaaccacttgcactgtctaggctgtcaaaatcgctgccaacttctTGCTCTAACTATACCCTTTCTTTTGGCTTTGCCGTCGCCAAGCATAATCGAGATTGACTCAATTCCTCAAGATTTGGAAATTGAaagtatcaataaaataaatgcgaAATTTATTCTGACATTTACTCAACACTCGCGGTCTTACAGGTGAACGCACTTAAGCTTGTCTTTCCTAATCTTACGTCAACTGCtaggttatattatatatatgttgcTTATGTTAGTCATTAGTGCACGTTGTGCGCAATGCACGTGATACAGGCGGCAACCAGTTGCTAAGTGAGTCGGTATAAATtattaagaaatattatagCCACCTAAGGCCCAAgatcctacctataggacttaatcaatttgatgaaaaaatcaTATTCAACTGGAACAGACTTGAATTTGCTTTGTCTCTTTCGGTTTTCAAACAAAGCAAAATGAACTCTATTTCCTACTCTATAGGTACAAAAATCAGTGGCAAATTATGGTTTTTACATTttgtaacatggcaaacctgTATAGTGCAGCCGCTGCGCGCAATGGCCGGtggtaaaaaaatactaagcCTTTCCGTGCGTcatttgtttttacaagcttaacTTGCCCGTTAATATGTATGGGATAAATTTTgctagttaaatttgacccacttcccggtttccgattaagctgaaaatttgcttacatatattatgtaagtcgggtggcaatgcaatattatggtaccatcaagctgatctgatgatggagacaggaggtagccataggaactctgtgataaaacaacgcaacctagttgtttggggtttttagaattgtctcgatgagtattagttgcctgtagaaaaaaagtacagttagcgataaaagcttgtaccaaaaatgaaatttttgccaagaCCTTATTCTCATATTCTTTCTCTCTGAATGGCTGCAAATCTGAACATAAGccttaattgtatttaattaatgttattcAATTCTCATGGtttatttgtgataaaagtATTAACTTTTGCATATGTGGGTTGCCTCTAACGCAGGTAAAATTTCTAATCCAAGTCTTATCTGTTCGTCACTGGTTTATCTCAAGAAATGAGGCTTGGAATTGGAATAGATTCCGACCCGAAATCTGAATGCATGATTGTTGCAGCcatttgttctgttttttttttaacttattttcttGATATTCGCTGCTGAAGTGTTTTATCTTCTTGCGCCTGGTGAGCCCGCGTAATAGCCCGCAGTAGCACCCGCTGCTAGAATCCTTCGGATGGAGGAGGATTGGAATTCGAGAACGTTAAGGCCATCAGTGACGATATATTATTGGTTTAGACTCGCATACTGGcggatattagtttattttattgtacatatttatactattatattgttttactatAAGAACCTAGTTTTCATGTACAATTTAAATGGCTGGTCCTTAGGAGGCTATTAAAATGTACATAGATCGATCTATAGTCCCACAGCAGATGCATTCCTTGAAAACGGTAAGCTGTTCATCTTTTTTTAACAAAGTCAATTATTTAAGCAATGCCTAATTGTATCCAAAAGTATTGGCATAATTATGAGTGCGAGTCGCTTACGTAACGTCTGATTTAATGCCAAATTTCTTTGTTAACTTACGTAttaaagtaaaagtaggttATAAAGTTTTTTAAGAACACAAGCGGCTTAAGATGCTGCTAATAATACACGATAAAAGAGAAGCCAAAAGGGTAACAAACTTAGAACgtaaactacggaaccctaaaaaagagcaAATGTCGATTACGTAACAGTAGTCAGGGTGATTACTGACTAGGCTAAGACTGGTCCAAGAAGCCTCACAACTTTACATTTTTGACGACTGCCGAAGAATTAGGAATTAGATACCTACTGGCTGCCGACTGCCAAAAtcgaaatgtcaaaatcaaAGTTGATATCCTGGATTTGATAATTGACATTACCTGTACATTAGGTTTTGTAATTTCGGAAGTAATGCTGAAGCAGGCTGAATCCAAATATACCTTTAATGCTGATGCTGGGGTAAGTTTATAAATTCATCTTATGAAATATTCTTACCGACTTCATGAGGTAGATGTGGCTGCTTTACAAGCCAGTCTTTAAACGCGAGGAGATCCCTCTCATGGTCAAAATCTTGGTCCGGCAttctgaaaaatatattaataaggacagatatattttttgtgtctAGAGAAAGCAAtctgcggcccgattcgaacttacgTCAGATATGTCAAacattaggtctagatacgatatgaatcggatacgtcagtgccaaaagtgacgttttcgtttgaaaaaacatcacttttgatactgacatatcctAATCTATACCGTATCTAGACCTGTAAtaattgacgtatcttaaagttggaATCAGGCCGTAAGGTTTTATAAACTTTGAGGTTGCCGTTAGATTTATCATATAGATACGAGTTCAGCTCAGTGGTattgaaatttgaaaaataaatttacattaatgtTCTAACCTGTTAccataatttacaaaaaagttgGTATAAAAATTGTTTCCGttttttatctaatttaaatgttattatttattgttatagcggtaagCGAAACACCTCTAGTGAGCAAATTTCAACTATATACCGATTTCCTACCCATTATATACCGTTCATGATTTACAGCCTACttacagacagacaggcggagAGACAGATGGATAGCGGAGGCAGGTTCAGTTTGTCACTCTTcagtacttataaaaaaactcTTTTCCGTGTTTTTCGTGTCTACTCATCAGTTTAGTA
This region of Cydia pomonella isolate Wapato2018A chromosome 17, ilCydPomo1, whole genome shotgun sequence genomic DNA includes:
- the LOC133527006 gene encoding alpha-tocopherol transfer protein-like; amino-acid sequence: MPDQDFDHERDLLAFKDWLVKQPHLPHEVDEILLRRFLHSCRYSIERAKRTLDLFFTIRSNAPELFCKRDPWAPEIRRVFEITDLLPLPNKTKENHRIFIYRLNNPDLDLFNFVDAVKTFFMLADTRLTEDDDIPSGEIPIFDAANVSLKFIGKVNLSVLRKYMMYTQEAMPIRLKQVHVINAPSYINKIHAICKPFLKAEVAKLIKFHEPKSETLYKDVPQELLPEEFGGNAGTIEQIKRHWIKKIEAKRDWFLTNDQRWAVDEASRPSACKETADKVKDLPGSFRTLALD